In Pseudomonadota bacterium, a single window of DNA contains:
- the nagA gene encoding N-acetylglucosamine-6-phosphate deacetylase yields the protein MPPPSQSTDTTALAASRVFTGEAMLDDHAVIVAGGRIERVVPASRIPRGVKRRDLGGLLAPGFIDAQVNGGGGVLFNDDPSVAAIRKIGAAHRRFGTTGFLPTLITDHPETMELALDAVRQGLAESVPGLLGVHIEGPFLAAERRGVHALDRLRQPSLADLALLTQARAGTVLVTVAPERMPPGSIERLVAAGVRVASGHTAASYEETMAGLARGITGFTHLFNAMSPMTSREPGAVGAALADAESWCGIILDGFHVHLACLRVALAAKPLGKVFLVTDAMPPVGTDAKSFRLYGETITVMGGRCLTDSGVLAGSALDMAAALRNAVALLGLGLDEVLRMASAYPADFLGIADRMGRLKPGMRADLVLLDDGLAVKETWIAGRAPVDSKTVAD from the coding sequence ATGCCACCACCGTCTCAATCGACCGACACGACGGCGCTCGCTGCATCCCGCGTGTTCACCGGAGAGGCGATGCTGGATGATCATGCGGTCATCGTCGCCGGCGGGCGCATCGAGCGGGTCGTACCGGCGAGCCGCATTCCCCGGGGGGTGAAGCGCCGGGACCTCGGCGGGCTGTTGGCGCCGGGCTTTATCGATGCCCAGGTGAATGGCGGCGGCGGCGTGCTCTTCAACGACGACCCCAGCGTCGCCGCCATCCGCAAGATCGGCGCCGCGCATCGACGCTTCGGCACCACCGGCTTCCTGCCGACCTTGATCACCGACCATCCCGAGACGATGGAGCTGGCGCTGGATGCCGTGCGCCAGGGCCTGGCGGAAAGCGTGCCGGGCCTCCTCGGCGTCCACATCGAAGGCCCGTTCCTCGCGGCCGAGCGCCGCGGCGTCCATGCCCTCGACCGGCTGCGGCAGCCGAGCCTGGCGGATTTGGCTCTGCTGACCCAGGCAAGGGCCGGCACCGTCCTGGTGACGGTGGCACCCGAACGCATGCCGCCGGGCAGCATCGAGCGCCTGGTCGCCGCCGGTGTGCGCGTGGCATCCGGCCACACCGCCGCCAGCTACGAGGAAACCATGGCGGGCCTCGCCCGCGGCATCACCGGCTTCACGCACCTCTTCAATGCGATGTCGCCGATGACCAGCCGCGAGCCGGGGGCGGTCGGCGCGGCACTCGCCGATGCAGAGTCCTGGTGCGGGATCATCCTCGACGGGTTCCACGTGCATCTGGCGTGCCTCCGCGTGGCGCTGGCGGCAAAGCCCCTGGGCAAAGTCTTTCTGGTGACCGACGCCATGCCGCCGGTCGGCACGGATGCCAAGAGCTTCCGCCTCTATGGCGAGACCATCACGGTCATGGGCGGGCGCTGTCTGACCGATTCCGGCGTGCTGGCTGGCTCTGCCCTCGACATGGCAGCGGCACTCCGCAACGCCGTCGCCCTGCTCGGCCTCGGGCTCGATGAAGTCTTGCGCATGGCATCGGCCTATCCCGCGGATTTCCTCGGCATCGCCGATCGCATGGGCCGGCTCAAGCCGGGAATGCGGGCCGATCTCGTGCTCCTCGACGACGGGCTTGCGGTCAAGGAGACCTGGATCGCCGGACGTGCCCCTGTAGATAGCAAGACCGTGGCGGACTAG
- a CDS encoding N-acetylmuramic acid 6-phosphate etherase: protein MSTESTSDISRGLDVRPPREILAALVAGQRNAIQAVERALPAIEAAAEASLPRLKRGGRLIYAGAGTSGRIGVQDGVELTPTFDWLWDHLGFMLAGGEPALLRSVEGAEDDRYAAAQEVTRLAILPDDIVLALAASGTTPFTVAAVEHSRKAGALTIGFANNPDTPLLTTADYPVLLETGAEVIAGSTRMQAGTAQKAALNLYSSLVMIRLGRVYDGHMVDLRATNAKLVHRAERMLVTITGATEADAREALKRCKGRVKPAVLVLKGLSPKAADTALARAEGNLRKALEALG from the coding sequence ATGAGCACCGAAAGCACCAGCGACATCAGTCGCGGGCTGGACGTCCGGCCGCCGCGCGAGATTCTCGCGGCGCTCGTCGCGGGCCAACGCAACGCCATCCAGGCGGTCGAGCGGGCTCTGCCGGCGATCGAAGCCGCCGCCGAGGCGAGCCTGCCGCGGCTCAAGCGAGGCGGGCGGCTCATCTATGCCGGGGCCGGCACCTCCGGTCGGATCGGCGTGCAGGACGGTGTGGAGCTGACGCCCACCTTCGATTGGCTGTGGGATCACCTCGGCTTCATGCTCGCCGGTGGCGAACCGGCGCTTCTGCGCTCCGTCGAAGGGGCGGAGGATGATCGCTACGCCGCGGCCCAGGAGGTGACGCGTCTCGCCATCCTACCCGACGACATCGTGCTGGCGCTGGCGGCGAGCGGCACGACGCCCTTCACCGTGGCGGCCGTGGAGCACAGCCGCAAGGCCGGAGCGCTCACCATCGGATTTGCCAACAACCCGGATACGCCGCTGCTGACCACCGCCGACTATCCCGTGCTGCTCGAGACCGGAGCGGAAGTGATCGCGGGCTCGACGCGCATGCAGGCGGGTACCGCCCAGAAGGCGGCGCTCAATCTCTATTCTTCCCTCGTCATGATCCGTTTGGGGCGGGTCTATGACGGCCACATGGTCGATCTGCGCGCGACCAACGCCAAGCTCGTGCATCGGGCCGAACGCATGCTCGTCACCATCACCGGCGCCACCGAGGCGGACGCACGCGAAGCGCTCAAGCGCTGCAAGGGAAGGGTGAAGCCCGCCGTGCTGGTGCTGAAGGGCCTCTCGCCCAAGGCCGCCGACACGGCGCTCGCCCGCGCCGAGGGAAATTTACGCAAGGCGCTGGAGGCGTTGGGCTGA
- a CDS encoding ABC transporter substrate-binding protein translates to MRVSLRKAVLAIALAAAPLGASAQTLEIATDASPSGLDPHVATAFATILVNGNLYEGLTAIDKDLRVVPSLAESWSVSPDQLTYTFKLRAGVIFHDGQTMTAKDVTASIDRVLDKATGSPIASRFNMIASSAADASGFVIKLTEPSAPFLAQLSGLAILPATHGDLARTAVGTGPFKLVEWVPDTYLRLAKHDQYWEKGLPKLAALKINIVPEASTRQVGIASGTYHMIPTLDAQTALTLKGNANVRLIQAQDLAYTLIGLNVSKPPFDNAKVREAVNVAIDRGKVVQAAYFGQGVAGGPLSPALTDWATPVDKFSCYKPDAAKAKALLKDAGIAGELAVTINVLGSIQVVKDVAQVVQAELNQAGFKASLNVQEQGKFIQDWRNSAFEAFASTNGGNVDPDDYLNRTFRTGGSTNVFKYSNAGLDKLLDDGRRTTDKAQRQKIYTEAQQVLACQGPISHVAYGTLFTAVRSNVKGYELIATRSTRYLRETSLDK, encoded by the coding sequence ATGCGGGTGAGCTTACGCAAGGCGGTCTTGGCGATTGCATTGGCGGCGGCGCCGCTCGGGGCCTCGGCCCAGACCTTGGAGATCGCAACCGATGCCTCGCCCAGCGGGCTCGACCCGCATGTGGCGACCGCGTTTGCGACCATCCTCGTCAACGGCAACCTCTATGAGGGTCTGACCGCGATCGACAAGGACCTCCGGGTCGTCCCCTCGCTCGCCGAGTCCTGGTCGGTGAGCCCGGACCAGCTCACCTACACCTTCAAGCTGCGCGCGGGCGTCATTTTCCATGACGGCCAGACCATGACCGCGAAGGACGTGACCGCCTCGATCGACCGGGTCCTGGACAAGGCCACGGGCTCGCCGATCGCCAGCCGCTTCAACATGATCGCCTCCAGTGCTGCGGACGCATCGGGCTTCGTCATCAAGCTCACTGAGCCTTCGGCCCCGTTCCTGGCGCAGCTCTCGGGCCTGGCCATCCTTCCCGCGACGCATGGCGATCTCGCCCGGACCGCCGTCGGCACCGGACCGTTCAAGCTGGTCGAATGGGTCCCCGACACCTATCTCCGCCTCGCCAAGCACGATCAATACTGGGAGAAGGGCTTGCCGAAGCTGGCGGCGCTCAAGATCAACATCGTGCCCGAGGCTTCCACCAGGCAGGTCGGCATCGCCAGCGGCACCTATCACATGATCCCGACCCTCGATGCCCAGACCGCGCTCACGCTCAAGGGCAATGCCAATGTGCGGCTGATCCAGGCCCAGGATCTCGCCTACACGCTGATCGGCCTCAACGTCTCGAAGCCGCCCTTCGACAATGCCAAGGTGCGCGAAGCGGTCAACGTCGCGATCGATCGCGGCAAGGTGGTGCAGGCGGCCTATTTCGGCCAAGGTGTCGCGGGCGGCCCGTTGTCCCCGGCCTTGACCGACTGGGCGACACCGGTCGACAAGTTCTCCTGCTACAAGCCCGATGCGGCGAAGGCGAAGGCGCTCCTCAAGGACGCCGGAATCGCCGGCGAGCTCGCGGTCACCATCAACGTCTTGGGCTCGATCCAGGTGGTCAAGGACGTGGCCCAGGTGGTGCAGGCCGAGCTCAACCAGGCCGGCTTCAAGGCCAGCCTCAACGTGCAGGAGCAGGGCAAGTTCATCCAGGATTGGCGCAATTCCGCCTTCGAGGCCTTCGCCTCCACAAATGGCGGCAATGTCGATCCCGACGACTATCTCAATCGCACCTTCCGCACCGGCGGTTCGACCAACGTGTTCAAATATTCGAACGCCGGCTTGGACAAGCTCTTGGACGATGGACGGCGCACCACCGACAAGGCACAGCGCCAGAAGATCTACACCGAGGCGCAGCAGGTGCTCGCCTGCCAGGGTCCGATCTCGCATGTGGCCTATGGCACGCTGTTCACCGCGGTGCGCAGCAACGTCAAAGGCTACGAGCTGATCGCCACCCGCTCCACCCGTTACCTCCGCGAAACCTCGCTCGACAAGTAA
- a CDS encoding anhydro-N-acetylmuramic acid kinase, translating into MANRILTAIGLMSGTSMDGIDVAIIETDGEHIASRGKWATYPYKTALRHALGEVVADPKRAETDPLKTLEAELTRANGDALEAFLAANAIPARRVDVVGYHGQTVLHRPERHWTRQLGDGAALSERLGIAVVNDFRSADLAAGGEGAPLAPLYHKALAADLPQPLAVLNLGGVGNVTFLDGETVIAFDTGPANAMIDDWAERHTGTACDVDGKLAAAGTIDEAVLARLMANPYFERKPPKSLDRNDFSAEPVKGLTKADGAATLTAFTAASVTRARALLPAPPRRFLVTGGGRHNPVLMAMLRQRLGVPVEPVEAAGWQGDGLEAQAFAFLAVRSLYHLPLSVPGTTGVPKPISGGRLHRPSKNAA; encoded by the coding sequence ATGGCCAACCGCATTCTAACCGCAATCGGGCTCATGAGCGGCACCTCGATGGACGGCATCGACGTCGCCATCATCGAGACCGACGGCGAGCACATCGCCAGCCGCGGCAAATGGGCGACATATCCCTATAAAACCGCGCTCCGGCATGCTCTGGGCGAGGTGGTGGCCGACCCCAAGCGGGCGGAAACCGACCCGCTCAAGACCCTGGAGGCCGAGCTCACCCGCGCCAATGGCGATGCGCTCGAAGCCTTCCTCGCGGCGAACGCGATCCCGGCGCGTAGGGTGGACGTGGTGGGCTATCACGGCCAGACCGTGCTGCACCGCCCGGAGCGGCACTGGACCAGGCAATTGGGCGACGGCGCGGCCTTATCCGAGCGCCTCGGCATTGCGGTCGTCAACGACTTCCGCTCCGCCGACCTCGCCGCCGGCGGCGAAGGGGCACCCCTGGCGCCGCTCTACCACAAAGCGCTCGCCGCCGATCTGCCGCAGCCCCTGGCCGTGCTCAATCTGGGTGGGGTCGGCAACGTGACCTTTCTCGACGGCGAGACGGTGATCGCCTTCGACACCGGCCCCGCCAACGCCATGATCGATGATTGGGCCGAGCGCCACACCGGAACGGCGTGCGACGTCGACGGCAAGCTTGCCGCCGCCGGAACCATCGACGAGGCGGTCCTCGCCCGCCTCATGGCCAATCCTTATTTCGAGCGGAAGCCGCCGAAATCCCTCGACCGCAACGATTTCTCGGCCGAGCCGGTCAAGGGCCTGACGAAAGCGGACGGGGCCGCCACCTTGACCGCCTTCACCGCCGCTTCCGTCACCCGGGCCCGGGCGCTGTTGCCGGCCCCGCCCCGGCGCTTTCTGGTGACCGGCGGGGGCCGGCATAATCCCGTCCTCATGGCGATGCTGCGCCAACGCCTGGGCGTGCCGGTCGAACCGGTGGAGGCTGCCGGCTGGCAGGGCGACGGGCTCGAGGCCCAGGCCTTCGCCTTCCTCGCCGTGCGCTCGCTCTACCATCTGCCCTTGAGCGTTCCCGGCACCACCGGCGTGCCCAAGCCGATCTCCGGCGGTCGCCTGCACCGGCCGAGCAAGAACGCGGCATGA
- the murA gene encoding UDP-N-acetylglucosamine 1-carboxyvinyltransferase, giving the protein MQQIRIKGGHPLVGSIAIGGAKNAALPLMAASLLTDETLALANVPELADIQTMAELLAQHGVCLSNAGSNGTRVLSLTARRIASTTAPYDLVKKMRASVLVLGPLVARCGQARVSLPGGCAIGTRPVDLHIKGLKQLGAEVEVENGYIEARAPGGLVGAEIQFPFVSVGATENLMMAACLARGETVLVNAAREPEIVDLACCLAAMGAEIEGAGSPRILIRGKDRLMGAAHRVVADRIEAGTYLMAAAITGGDVELTDTTLTPLAAVAEILEIAGVRVTETERGIRVQRRNQRLSGVDVMTEPFPGFPTDLQAQMMALMTTAEGAAMITETIFENRFMHVPELCRLGANINVHGASAVVRGVKALTGAEVMATDLRASVSLVLAGLVAEGETVIDRVYHLDRGYERLEAKLAACGGAIERVSARS; this is encoded by the coding sequence ATGCAGCAGATTCGTATCAAGGGTGGTCATCCGCTCGTGGGCTCGATTGCGATCGGTGGTGCGAAAAACGCAGCCCTCCCCTTGATGGCCGCCAGCTTGTTGACCGACGAGACCCTGGCACTCGCCAATGTTCCCGAGCTCGCCGACATCCAGACCATGGCCGAGCTCCTGGCCCAGCACGGGGTCTGCCTCTCCAATGCCGGCAGCAACGGCACGCGGGTCTTGAGCCTGACCGCCCGGCGCATCGCCTCCACCACCGCTCCTTATGACCTCGTCAAGAAGATGCGGGCCTCGGTCTTGGTGCTGGGGCCCTTGGTCGCCCGCTGCGGCCAGGCCCGGGTGTCGCTGCCCGGCGGCTGCGCCATCGGCACCAGGCCGGTCGACCTGCACATCAAGGGATTGAAGCAACTCGGCGCCGAGGTGGAGGTCGAGAACGGCTATATCGAGGCCCGCGCCCCCGGCGGCCTGGTCGGCGCCGAGATCCAGTTCCCCTTCGTCTCCGTCGGCGCCACCGAGAATTTGATGATGGCGGCGTGCCTCGCCCGGGGCGAGACCGTCCTCGTCAATGCCGCCCGTGAGCCGGAGATCGTCGATCTCGCCTGCTGCCTCGCCGCCATGGGTGCGGAGATCGAGGGTGCGGGCAGCCCGCGCATCCTGATCCGCGGCAAGGACCGGCTCATGGGTGCCGCGCACCGGGTCGTTGCCGACCGCATCGAGGCCGGCACCTATCTGATGGCGGCCGCAATTACCGGCGGCGACGTCGAACTGACCGATACGACTTTGACGCCGCTCGCCGCCGTCGCCGAGATCCTGGAGATCGCCGGCGTCCGGGTGACCGAGACCGAGCGCGGCATCCGCGTCCAGCGCCGCAACCAGCGCCTCTCGGGCGTCGATGTGATGACCGAGCCATTCCCGGGATTCCCCACGGACTTGCAGGCGCAGATGATGGCGCTCATGACCACCGCCGAGGGGGCGGCGATGATCACCGAGACCATCTTCGAGAACCGCTTCATGCATGTGCCGGAGCTCTGCCGCCTCGGCGCCAATATCAATGTGCATGGCGCCTCGGCGGTGGTCAGGGGGGTGAAGGCGCTGACCGGTGCGGAGGTCATGGCAACCGATCTCCGCGCCTCGGTCTCTCTGGTGCTGGCAGGGCTGGTGGCCGAGGGCGAGACGGTGATCGACCGGGTCTACCACCTCGACCGCGGCTATGAGCGGCTGGAGGCCAAGCTCGCGGCCTGCGGCGGCGCCATCGAGCGGGTCTCGGCCCGGAGCTGA
- a CDS encoding serine hydrolase yields MSLAGALESAFEPASAAVAAGSIPGAVLGVFTEHGKSAVRWAGHAMLTPERQSMSRATIFDLASLTKVIVTLTEIMRLVEAGKLDLDDPLSLALPDLHQYVPAAPVRGLTIRQCLTHQAGLPAVEPIYTWGSDAATLKTLVLQHDWPLGEHVYSDIGFILLGLVIERFTEKPLASLTLSKGLTFAPDPKQTAATENCQWRGRVMRGEVHDENAYALGGVAGHSGLFGTIDGVLGFAHALTSGKVLTQASLDEMLRPQSPTRGLAWQRRHAGWSGGGLCSAATLGHTGFTGTGLWIDFERGYAWALLTNRVHPSRHVETGIQSLRRAVGNRLAAAWPFSER; encoded by the coding sequence ATGAGCCTCGCCGGCGCCCTCGAGTCCGCCTTCGAGCCCGCTTCTGCCGCCGTCGCCGCTGGTTCCATTCCCGGAGCGGTGCTCGGCGTCTTCACCGAGCACGGCAAATCGGCGGTGCGCTGGGCCGGCCACGCCATGCTGACGCCCGAGCGCCAGAGCATGAGCCGCGCCACCATCTTCGACCTCGCCAGCCTGACCAAGGTCATCGTCACCCTGACCGAGATCATGCGCCTGGTGGAGGCCGGCAAGCTCGACCTCGACGATCCCTTGTCGCTGGCGCTCCCCGATCTCCACCAATACGTGCCGGCGGCACCGGTGCGTGGGCTCACCATCCGCCAGTGCCTCACCCACCAGGCCGGGCTCCCCGCGGTCGAGCCGATCTATACCTGGGGCAGCGATGCGGCGACCTTGAAGACCCTGGTGCTGCAGCACGACTGGCCCTTGGGCGAGCACGTCTACTCGGATATCGGCTTCATCCTCCTGGGCCTGGTGATCGAGCGCTTCACCGAGAAGCCGCTCGCCTCCCTCACCCTCTCCAAGGGTCTCACCTTCGCGCCTGATCCGAAGCAGACCGCGGCCACCGAGAACTGCCAGTGGCGCGGCCGGGTGATGCGCGGAGAGGTGCATGACGAGAACGCCTATGCCTTGGGCGGTGTGGCCGGCCATTCCGGGCTCTTCGGCACCATCGACGGCGTGCTCGGCTTTGCCCATGCGCTCACCTCCGGCAAGGTGCTGACGCAGGCAAGCCTGGATGAGATGCTCCGGCCGCAATCGCCGACCAGGGGCCTCGCCTGGCAGCGCCGCCATGCCGGCTGGTCCGGCGGTGGGCTCTGCTCGGCCGCGACCTTGGGCCATACCGGCTTCACCGGCACCGGGCTCTGGATCGATTTCGAGCGCGGCTACGCCTGGGCCTTGTTGACCAACCGGGTGCATCCGAGCCGGCATGTGGAGACCGGCATCCAATCGCTCCGCCGCGCCGTCGGCAACCGCCTGGCGGCGGCGTGGCCGTTCTCGGAGCGTTGA
- a CDS encoding ABC transporter permease encodes MTASFATAAPRPRPKFLPEHPLLLIGGVLVAAQVALAFLAPLIAPYDPTAQSVLDRLQGPSLSFWLGTDQFGRDTLSRILWGYRASFLISLGSVVLALGLGGSLGVIAAYYRGWTERVIMRIMDLIFAFPIILLAIGIISILGPQAWTTAIAIGIVYVPTFARLLRGPALVIAESEFVLAARSLGAGDGRILLVHIVPNLASVILVQASLSLSTAILVEASLSFLGIGTQPPTPSLGLMLSEGRSFLLLSPWTSVFSGFAILLASFGFNLLGDALRDSLDPRLRGAP; translated from the coding sequence ATGACCGCATCCTTCGCCACCGCCGCCCCGCGCCCCCGGCCGAAGTTTCTGCCCGAGCACCCTCTGCTGCTGATCGGTGGGGTTCTGGTGGCGGCCCAGGTGGCTCTCGCTTTCCTGGCGCCGCTGATCGCCCCCTATGATCCAACGGCACAGAGCGTGCTCGACCGCCTGCAGGGTCCGAGCCTCAGTTTCTGGCTCGGCACCGATCAGTTCGGCCGCGACACGCTCTCGCGCATCCTCTGGGGCTATCGCGCCTCGTTCCTGATCTCGCTTGGCTCGGTGGTGCTGGCGCTGGGGCTGGGCGGCAGCCTCGGCGTGATCGCGGCCTATTACCGCGGCTGGACCGAGCGGGTGATCATGCGGATCATGGACCTCATCTTCGCCTTTCCGATCATTCTGCTCGCCATCGGCATCATCTCCATCCTGGGCCCCCAGGCCTGGACCACGGCGATCGCCATCGGCATCGTCTATGTGCCGACATTTGCCCGCCTCTTGCGCGGGCCCGCCCTGGTCATCGCCGAGAGCGAGTTCGTCTTGGCGGCCCGCTCCTTGGGTGCCGGTGACGGGCGCATCCTCTTGGTCCACATCGTGCCCAATCTCGCCAGCGTCATCCTGGTGCAGGCGAGCCTGTCCTTGTCGACGGCGATCCTGGTCGAGGCCTCGCTCTCCTTCCTCGGCATCGGGACCCAGCCGCCCACGCCGTCCCTCGGCCTCATGCTGTCGGAGGGCCGCAGCTTCCTCCTGCTCTCTCCCTGGACTTCAGTCTTCTCCGGGTTCGCCATCCTGCTCGCCTCCTTCGGCTTCAATCTCCTGGGCGACGCGCTCCGCGACAGCCTCGATCCCAGGCTGCGCGGCGCCCCTTGA
- a CDS encoding GNAT family N-acetyltransferase: MAGATRPVRLRPARAGDTEALSLVAYASFHAAFAPIMAPAGLATRSMDFFRRKFGRDWPAVTVALIGRRIAGFSLLRDRHVEMLFVDPKDQGSGVGLALLRRAETDGAATLECFAANEGARTFYERTGWRLSRSYQRAFAGTVYDFVLFAAPPPI; this comes from the coding sequence ATGGCGGGCGCAACCCGTCCGGTTCGGCTGCGTCCGGCCCGTGCGGGCGACACGGAAGCGCTCTCGCTGGTGGCCTATGCCTCGTTCCATGCGGCGTTCGCCCCGATCATGGCGCCGGCGGGCCTGGCCACCAGATCCATGGACTTCTTCCGCCGGAAATTCGGCCGCGACTGGCCGGCAGTGACGGTGGCCCTCATCGGCCGCCGCATCGCCGGCTTCTCGCTCTTGCGCGATCGTCACGTCGAGATGCTGTTCGTCGACCCGAAGGACCAGGGGAGCGGCGTCGGCCTGGCCTTGCTGCGCCGGGCCGAGACGGACGGAGCGGCTACGTTGGAGTGCTTTGCCGCCAATGAGGGCGCGCGCACCTTCTACGAGCGCACCGGCTGGCGCTTGAGCCGCTCCTATCAGCGCGCGTTCGCCGGCACGGTCTACGACTTCGTCCTGTTCGCCGCGCCGCCGCCAATTTAG
- a CDS encoding ABC transporter permease — protein MRRLILARLIDLLTVLFGVSIIVFLMIRLIPGDAVQIMLGANTEITPERLAALYHRLGIDRPILEQYFLWLAGVLQGDLGRSVWTGAPVAEEIIARIGVTAELMATSLTLAVVLAIPAGCLMAYVRRSAGDYAIRLVTIAGITVPSFWLGIVLIYVFYNLAPNFQAVGYVPFRDDPVGNLSRLLLPTIALSLPILAALSRILRTAMLDALGQDYVRTARGKGVSEAGVVFRHALRNALIPFVTAVGIIAGYLFGGTIVVEQVFALPGLGRLIIGAIAERNYPLIQAAILLVTSGFVVINFLVDLLYAAIDPRVQGE, from the coding sequence ATGCGTCGATTAATCCTCGCCCGCCTCATCGATCTTCTGACGGTGCTGTTCGGGGTTTCGATCATCGTCTTCCTGATGATCCGGCTCATTCCGGGCGACGCCGTGCAGATCATGCTGGGCGCCAACACCGAGATCACGCCCGAGCGCCTGGCCGCCCTCTATCACCGGCTCGGCATCGACCGACCGATCCTGGAGCAGTATTTCCTCTGGCTGGCGGGCGTGCTCCAGGGCGATCTCGGCCGCAGCGTGTGGACGGGGGCGCCGGTCGCCGAGGAGATCATCGCCCGCATCGGCGTCACCGCGGAGCTGATGGCAACCTCGCTCACGTTGGCCGTCGTGCTGGCAATCCCGGCGGGTTGCCTCATGGCCTATGTCCGGCGCTCGGCCGGGGACTATGCGATCCGTCTCGTCACCATCGCCGGCATCACCGTGCCGTCGTTCTGGCTCGGCATCGTCCTCATCTACGTCTTCTACAATCTGGCTCCAAACTTCCAGGCGGTGGGCTATGTCCCCTTCCGCGACGACCCCGTGGGCAATCTGTCACGGCTGCTGCTGCCGACCATTGCCCTCTCGCTGCCGATCCTCGCGGCCTTGAGCCGGATCTTGCGCACGGCCATGCTGGATGCCCTCGGCCAGGACTATGTGCGCACCGCTCGCGGCAAGGGTGTCAGCGAGGCGGGCGTGGTCTTCCGCCACGCCTTGCGCAACGCCCTCATCCCGTTCGTGACCGCGGTCGGCATCATCGCCGGCTATCTCTTCGGCGGCACCATCGTGGTCGAGCAGGTCTTTGCTCTGCCGGGCTTGGGCCGCCTCATCATCGGCGCCATCGCCGAGCGCAACTATCCCCTGATCCAGGCGGCGATCCTCTTGGTGACCTCGGGCTTCGTCGTCATCAACTTCCTGGTCGACCTCCTCTATGCGGCGATCGATCCCCGCGTGCAGGGAGAATGA
- a CDS encoding transporter substrate-binding domain-containing protein — protein sequence MTDLMRRLLLAALALFVCTIFAGPGQAQSLDRIIKDKKIRITAEVTSPPFGILDQKGEPDGSEIATSRQLAKDLGVELELVQVTGPNRIPALLSGRADLAISSLSITFERAKTVMFASPHGALSIVIGAPKGTAIKGPADLAGKRIGLTRATLEEAETPKIAPPGTNLVYFDEAAATIQALLSGQVDAIGMSAFAVKSIADRNPDKQIEPKFTIRTAYYAIAVRPGEFDLLRWVNTWVFLNKQNGVLAQIYEKHTGVKLPELPTF from the coding sequence GTGACCGATCTCATGCGCCGGCTGCTGCTGGCTGCGCTCGCCCTATTCGTTTGCACGATCTTCGCTGGCCCGGGCCAGGCGCAATCGCTCGATCGCATCATCAAGGACAAGAAGATCCGCATCACCGCCGAGGTGACCTCGCCGCCCTTCGGCATCCTCGACCAAAAGGGCGAGCCCGACGGCTCGGAGATCGCCACATCGCGCCAGCTCGCCAAAGATCTGGGGGTCGAGCTCGAGCTGGTGCAGGTGACCGGCCCGAACCGGATTCCGGCCCTCCTCTCCGGCCGCGCCGATCTCGCCATCTCCTCGCTCAGCATCACCTTCGAGCGGGCGAAGACGGTGATGTTCGCCAGCCCCCATGGCGCGCTTAGCATCGTCATCGGCGCGCCCAAGGGAACCGCCATCAAGGGCCCGGCCGATCTCGCCGGCAAGCGCATCGGCTTGACCCGGGCCACCCTCGAAGAGGCCGAGACGCCGAAGATCGCTCCGCCGGGCACCAACCTCGTCTATTTCGATGAGGCAGCCGCCACCATCCAGGCGCTGCTCTCGGGCCAGGTGGATGCGATCGGCATGTCGGCCTTCGCCGTCAAGTCCATCGCCGACCGCAACCCCGACAAGCAGATCGAGCCGAAATTCACCATCCGCACCGCCTATTATGCAATCGCGGTACGGCCCGGCGAGTTCGACCTCCTGCGCTGGGTCAATACCTGGGTGTTCTTGAACAAGCAGAACGGCGTGCTGGCC